The sequence ctctactctactctgttctattctattctattctattctattctattctactcttttctattctattctattctgccCTGACCCATCCACCCCAGGTCTATGAACTACACTTCACCGCAATATACATTAGACATTAGATAACAACACGGCTGAAAAGCGTAAGAATCgatgtgttttgggtgaaaattaaTATCGGGCCCGAGCCTTATTTCCGGGTAACCGATTTTGCGCCTTAATTTTGACGGGGATGAATTTTACTAAAATtgcagaggttgaagaaactgaAACTCGGTTGTTCTTATACgagtagctagagggatatccttcattcccatacacagttgttttggctcagaagtatttcctggaagagacggtcgcttgACTGGGGGTGTGCAACCTCCAATTGAGACacaaaataaactggggtgtgccccCTAATACACTTGGCAAGCCAACTTGTTCCCAAATGTTTACGGCCCAGTTCGGCtcccagccaatcagagtgCATGCCGTAAGATGTTGTTTGTGGTACGTCATCATATGAGCAAGCGACATCTGGGCTAGACTGGGCGTTGATTGGTTGGAAACTAGGTCTCGCCAAGGAAGGAATGCTCAAGAATATCAACAACTGTGACGTTAAGGTATTGTGGAGCATGCTGATGTGTCAGGTATATTGCAATGTGCCTTATGGACTCTGTGACGAGTGCGGATAATGAATCCAGGCGTTGAACGTTACCTGTCTCCTCTGGAGAAAGCAATCTGGTTGTTGCCGTTGTCCCACCAGTTGTACATGCCGTGCCCGGCGGCCACGTTACGGAACGTCACCATGTTGCGATTCTGACGCCAGCGGTGCTCACACATCTATCGGTACCAGATGTAggttagtacatgtagattgctGTAACTACAAGTTAGGAATACTGAGGTTGTTTACAGGCATCGAACACTGTTTGAGATGGACAGGTTTAAATACCAGCAGCACTCACCCATCCGTTGTCACAGGTGCCCATATTGTTGATCGACACGCCCATGGTGTTGCCGCTACCGTCGGCTGGTGGTCCGATCCAGTCGTTCTTGTCCTTTCCCCCTTCCCACCACTGGTCCCAGTAGAAGCTACTCATCATCCTGACAAAGCCGTACGGGAACGCCAGCATGAATGCATTGGCCATCTGAGGAAGAAAATGGTTTAATGCCCTCGTCATCTTTGCCCAATAAGTGGTTCAAATTAAGAGAAAGCCCTCGATGAAGATATTGTTACAGCTTTAACCGACGTTTCTGAAAGTAATTTCAAGGGAAGAAATTTCTCGTGATCAGCCGAGCGCACATGAGCACATCAGGTTGGGGTTGTCAACGCTTCATTGCGTACCATAGGCAACATAGCTTCAATTTGTTTAGATAGAAATGAATAAAGTCAAATTGAGACTCAGGCATGTGTTGACGCTTTCAACACGAAAGAAGAGTTCGATGATCTCACGCCTCGGATAATATAAGTGTTTCCTGTTTGTCCTGTCTAATTGTacttcatcaattatgcaaatgagcatgTGTAATACCAATTTGTAAAGTTCCGTCTTAATTCataaataccaatttgattaaATTTACATATGTCCTTTgataacttcctgtcattctacGGTGAACGTGAcatatggaaaatacataacgTTAACTGTGAAAGCATATAGATAAGCAGGCAGGCACTGGTCCCATGAGCACTCATGTCACTCCCGGAAATCTGACCTTCGCAGTCTTTCCACTCACTGCCTGCCTCTCGCATATCTAATGCCTGTGTCATGTCCAGTTCAGGAATAACATACTCCACTCTTGCACACATGCAATTTACGGATTCCTGACTTCATTAAAAGCACCATGTACTTCCCTCCAGCCTGCGGAAAAAATTATAACCCCAAGTCAACTTTCCCTCACATTCCTCCGTATACGAAATGATCATTTTGTCCCACCTTATACAGCCGACTGTCTCTGAATGTGAGGATGGACTGTCCGCCCGCCCCGTGGCCCCTCTGGTTGTCATGGTTGTCCACGAACACCAGGGCGTTGTTGTCCAGCTGCATGCCCCAGCCTTCCCCGAAGTTCGCCAGATGTGCCAGCTTCTGGCCGTTCTGCTTTCTGAAGACGTATCCGAGCTGCATGCCGTACCTGTGTCATCACACCACCATGCCAGCAGGGTTTACATCACACAAAGCAAAGTATGCTTGAGCCCAGAGACGTCGGCTTTTAGGTTCATAACCTCTGAACGTCATGACAAGAGAATTTGATAACCAACTAGAGATCTacgaccttcgccaaatgatgctAACCGTTAAGAGTGACGTCTCATAACTGGTTCTCACATTGATAaagcaaataaggtcctcagtTGCATAGATTATATCACTTCGGATCATCTTCTCTAACCCAATAACACAAGTTTTTCATAATAGTTGCAGAATGgttatctatcgatattcctctctctcAGCTACGTGTGTCACTATTTTGTTACTTCTGAATCCCACCGTGAGACCCATCAACTAGATGCATCTGCATGATCACTTCAGGAAGCCCGTTTTACCTGAAACCATATTTCTGATATCATATTTCTGATATGTAAAGACGAGAGATTACTTGAACTCCGTGATCCTCCCTAGATGGGTGTACTCTGATGACGAAATCGCCTCCCCGCCCAGGTCGATGACCTCCATGAAGATGAAGGGCCGGGAGCCTGACGGGAAGTAGGCGGTGTTCAGGTCGCTGAGCCGACcgaagatggcggccatgtctCCCGGCCACATGTGTTTGGCGGCATCGACACGGAAGCCGGCAACTCCGATGGAGATGAGGTAGTTCAGGTAGTCTGCGATCTTCCCGCGGACGTAGTCGCTACTGAGCTTCAAGTCCAATAGGGCGACCAGGCGGCAGTTTCGTACCTGTGTGAAGGAAGGAGGGAAGCAGGAAAGGAGGGAAGAAAAGAGAATCCTGCATTACTGAGAACCACAAGAGTTACAGATTGACGTGTGCGGCTGGGGACGATGGCCAAGATGAACTAATTTGATTTGTCATATCAACAAAGCCGTTGAACTGTAAGACTGCAGGACAACAACATACTTAGATAGCGACGACTTTCTTTATAACTTTGTACGGAAACTGTAAGTATTCGTCAAATCATGATTTCAAAACGGTATATCTATATAGATCTGATGTGATATTTTGGATAGTTTAAGGTCCGTGTCACCATGTTTGTGTCACGTTCATGCCCGCCTAAGGGAGGAATGAAGATCGGAAGAAGAGAATGCACAACTGACAATCATTGTCCGAGGTCAGACTGGCCAGACCCGAAAGCTTTGAAGCTAAATCTAGATGGACCCTATAGGTATGGGTATATTGTATGGCGGGCACAACTTAATTGTTGTGCCAATGGGGCGTTGTTTGACGAGCCCATGTGCTCCAACAAGAGGGCAAAGAAGCAGCTCTATTCCACGTTCCTTAGGTTTAGCGCAAGATAAAttatagcctgaattcaatcaagcctcctgtgaccgctcgccgccctgtaaccgcctcgcaacagaaatccccggacatctggagtttgcgttatacagactagataAATTACTGATGCCGTGTCCCATATACGCATGAATGGTTGAAACGCCTAACCTGGTTAGCGTCGCCATAGTTATGAATGTTGCAGTCACTGGTGCCACACGTGCCGCAGTCGTTGAAGTCATTGGCTCCGAAGGGGACGCCCGAGAACTCCAGGCTGTCGGTGTTGAAGTAGCTTCCGCCCGTACCGTGTCCCGAGCCGCCTGCACCGCACATGTGGTTGATGACGACATCCACGTAGATTCTAATGGAAGATAGAAATAGTGATACTAGTGTACTGTTTCTCTCTAGCATTCGAGAGCGAGTTTCGAACCATGCATGTCTCATGATCAATTCCAATTCTCATTTGCACATGTGGTCAAGGTCAAAGTTTGGCTTAAGTGTAGTCAAAGTTTAAGACATCCAGTGCCCGACTAGAGTTTTGTAAATATCAGATTTAGATGCCtttgttttaaaacaattcCCACTGGTCTAGTCTAGCTTTGCATCAAATGAAAGTCACTGGAAACGACGAAGCCATCCGTCGGGTAGCGGAGCGTTTCTACGTGCAAACATCCACGTATCAATAATAGAAAACCTGATTAGGCATTCCCGGAATGTTAAACTCTGACGTACTGTAGACCACGATGCATCGCGACTGCATATGCTCACTTGAAACTGTGATATGTTTTATAATCGATTCCGTGTTTAGTGATCATCAAAGTATAGACCAAAAATGCGTGCATTCAAATGAATGTCTTGATAACAGTCTTACGGGGGTGCTTATTTGAGTAAttttgaattggtgtggccgtagcttattacattttgtatcaaagaCTGCTGAGACCTTGTAATTGGTATTAGATTACAATAGTGCAGCAACAGTTTGTTGATCACAAAACCACAAATGCACAATTCATTCAGTGTGCATGGGTCCTCGCAGTGAAGGGATCTTATAGCATTGGCACTACTTTTACAATCGATCTGAAAATATGTTGAGAattggaattgactttgttATGATATTCCAGCCACTACTAGACTTTCTTTTTGATAACCAATCGGGTTGGGGGCGTTCACACTGCAAAAGTCAATCGGATATGATTAATTTATATCGGATTCAATGTTTAATCCGATTCATTTTTATGAGTGTGTACGGGTTCTTTGTACTAGATCAGTGCATAGCCTAGAACCTTCTTGTAAGTTTGTAACGTaacatggtcagaaatatcagctcttctaaaaagaaaatgcatggtctgtaagtttttctccgcctatttaacgccgtgcgagtaTGTATTTacactgaggtatatgatgacgAATTGTGCTAGgttaacccattatcgtccacctcggtcttttcccttctagcgctatgcttgaagaacataggccagaaaaaatgcacagtaactgtccaaagtagtctgcagacaaatgataataaaatcactatgtctgtccggccacttgcttaacgcgatggaaaaaaaacaatgtttatctgtaaattccccccacatgcgcggcacgtggcgttcacgtggtaaacgcatggttattatgttttgctgtgcaaaaattaaagagatggctaaggatcatacttatgatgttctttattgctcatgagaacaggctttggcataatacaccgcgacatgtggacatgagccaaaccggacgtaaataggttctgcacgtaaataggtcatgttacgttactagattgatataagtagccagtagtattttgccttacacTATACCTgatacaatcgttgtgcaataaactttgacttgacttgactgagTCGAGAGTTAGTCGATGGGTACCCCGGGTCTGTATGGTACTAAACAGCTAAACAAAGGGTAAGTTTGATTGTGGACCCATGCACCGTGCTAGCGGCTTTGTATGTATACTGCAGTAGAACTCTGGTTTGGTATGAAATTACTGCCACCCAAAAGTCATGCTAGCTATGATCTTGACTCTGACTTTTGAATTTAGGTGACAGATCGTAGGCGCGAAAATACGTGAATACGTGAATTTTCATAATATAAAAATGGGACGCACACGAGAAGAGAGAGACGTTAGAAATCCCGAACTACCCCTCTCgttcgaagcctctgcttggagaatagcactCGCCAACCTGTTGCGGGTACTTAAAGCCATgcacaagaccagaggagagtgttttGATTCTgctgataatatttttctgaatccaataACGTAATTTTATTGGCAACTTAACCTTGAATCTGTCCTGTTTGGCACCCTAAAATCACTAATGCCCAATCTAGAGCGATAGGGAGAGTATTAAGAAGAGCTTGTCGTATAATTCTCGGTCCCAACTTTGTTAGCTACAGCATGGATTTCAATCGATTGTCACTTCCATCTCTATGCTAGGATACAAACTATGAGTGTGCTACCTTCTTGTTGAGGCCAACGACTTTCTCGAAATGGCTGCCGCCAAACCGTGTTTGTCTCCATGGCAAGAATCTTAGGTCTGAATACCAGATAACGCAATTCAAATGCAAAACCGCTAGATATCGAAAGACTACTCAACGACAAAGTGTTCGTGCCATAAATAAGCATTTAAACGAGTACACATATATtgtaaaagtactgtaaatattgtaagGTTTGTTATGTTTAGCATTATGCTTTTAGATAACTTTTGATTGtataaatcatactgtatttcagcCAATTAAGGCTGCTAATGGGTGTTGTGTCTTGCACCGACGGAATAAAACCATCCATTTGTTTGATGGTATCTACAGGATTTACTGATGTATTTAGTACCTGACTCCCTGCTCGTTACAGCGGTGAACCATGTCCTTGAAGTCTTCATCGTTTCCACTGCGGGTGTTGAGGTGATAGCTGATGGGCTGGTAGCGCTCCCACCAGGGCCGGTTGGGACTGGTGATCACACGGTTCTCGTTCGGTGGCGACACCTAGcggaagttcaagttcaagtcatGCATCTTTGTGAGATTAGGACAGAATGTTCTCTTTCGGTTATATGTAAATGGAGGTACTCATTTAGTCATTTTCTTCAGTGTGCATGCGTCCTCTCAATTACAGCTCATGTTTTTTGGCGACGCGTCAGGTACGGATGCATTGCGGGGTGACCATACTGGTATCATATTGCGCTATCTTGCGCTAGGACACATCAAGTTGCAACTCAGGGTAGGCGTAACACGGACTACATCAAATAAATTATTTCATCAGGTAACTTTTTCAGTTGATTGATTATTATAACTAAGAAAAAATGCTGGGTTAAACGGTATATTGTTTC comes from Branchiostoma lanceolatum isolate klBraLanc5 chromosome 2, klBraLanc5.hap2, whole genome shotgun sequence and encodes:
- the LOC136427497 gene encoding alpha-amylase-like → MRIIILLIAGLSGTLAQHAPNTADNKQAIVHLFEWRWADIAAECERFLGPYGFGGVQVSPPNENRVITSPNRPWWERYQPISYHLNTRSGNDEDFKDMVHRCNEQGVRIYVDVVINHMCGAGGSGHGTGGSYFNTDSLEFSGVPFGANDFNDCGTCGTSDCNIHNYGDANQVRNCRLVALLDLKLSSDYVRGKIADYLNYLISIGVAGFRVDAAKHMWPGDMAAIFGRLSDLNTAYFPSGSRPFIFMEVIDLGGEAISSSEYTHLGRITEFKYGMQLGYVFRKQNGQKLAHLANFGEGWGMQLDNNALVFVDNHDNQRGHGAGGQSILTFRDSRLYKMANAFMLAFPYGFVRMMSSFYWDQWWEGGKDKNDWIGPPADGSGNTMGVSINNMGTCDNGWMCEHRWRQNRNMVTFRNVAAGHGMYNWWDNGNNQIAFSRGDRAFIAINNEDWSALDATLQTGLSSGDYCDVISGDLSNGGCTGKTITVGGDGRAHIHIAGDDEDPIIAIHADSKVGSGNGIDPGPIIPVDPVDPVDPVDPVNPNPISPTGTERTVVFIKKQTSVGQDLFLRGGIGHEVRPGCTSDAASSQCAIPISHRIGGTNTNLNSWKQGDNHLDWYGVESGQGFGAQGSPLAWTTSNANNAATVSSQGYGYTPLNQWGDHYWILDVDMDCSRTENGWFEVKAIVGYSGGGVQWESDRNQGPCGGTAGGTKPYSSGNHFALCGKINVFDFDGNTCTINEF